The window TGCTCGAGTTCGTGAAGGGGCTGGGCTACGAGACCGAAGATATGGGCGCACACGCTTTTGATGCAAACGACGATTATCCGCCGATCATGGCTCCGGTCGGTTTTGCTATCGCGGCCGACCCTGTGAAGCGTCGAGCTATCGTCATTGGTGGTTCCGGACAGGGCGAGGCGATGGTCACGAACCGTTTTCCTGGTGTGCGTGCCACTGTCTACTATGGCAAAGACTTGGAGATTATCCGTTTATCGCGCAAGCACAACGATGCGAATATCCTCTCGCTCGGCGCCCGGTTTTTGAGCGTCGTCGAAGCAAAAGAAGCCGTGAAGCTTTGGCTCGATACGCCGTTTGTTGGTGAAGGCCCAGAAGCGGAGAAGGAAA of the Patescibacteria group bacterium genome contains:
- a CDS encoding RpiB/LacA/LacB family sugar-phosphate isomerase, with product MKKDFKPTILFAADHAGFELKGQLLEFVKGLGYETEDMGAHAFDANDDYPPIMAPVGFAIAADPVKRRAIVIGGSGQGEAMVTNRFPGVRATVYYGKDLEIIRLSRKHNDANILSLGARFLSVVEAKEAVKLWLDTPFVGEGPEAEKESERHVRRIEQIDQIE